In Vigna radiata var. radiata cultivar VC1973A unplaced genomic scaffold, Vradiata_ver6 scaffold_184, whole genome shotgun sequence, the sequence ATTATAATGCCTCCATCAGCCCTTGACCGTCTCGCATCTCTGGATATTGATTACCCAATGTTGTTTGAACTGCGTAATGATGCTGCTGAGCGGATTTCTCATTGTGGTGTTCTTGAGTTCATTGCAGAGGAAGGGATGATATACATGCCAAACTGGATGATGGAGAACATGCTTTTACAAGAGGGGGACCTTGttaaagtgaaaaatgtgaCACTTCCAAAAGCGACATATGTTAAGTTACAACCCCACACAAAGGACTTCTTAGATATTTCGAATCCGAAAGCTATCTTAGAAACGACACTGAGGAATTTTTCCTGCTTGACTATTGGAGATAGCATTATGGTGgcttacaacaacaaaaaatattacatagaTATTATAGAAACTAAGCCTGACAATGCTATAAGCATAATTGAAACTGACTGCGAGGCTGACTTTGCTCCTCCCTTGGATTACAAGGAACCTGAAAAGCCCATTGCACCGAATTCTACTGGAAAGGCACCAGCGGCTGCTGAGGATACTCCTGCCGAAACTGAGCCCAAGTTCAACCCATTTTCAGGAACTGGGAGACGGTTGGATGGAAAACCTTTGAAGTATCAGCCTCCtccactttcttcttcctcaggGTCAAAGGACAAGAAGCCTGATTTTCCAAATCTCAATTCGCAGTCTTCTACAACTTCTAGCTTACCAAGTAATGCTCGTCGATCTCAAGGCAAGCTTGTGTTTGGGTCAAATGCAAACCGTTCT encodes:
- the LOC106778844 gene encoding ubiquitin recognition factor in ER-associated degradation protein 1-like; the encoded protein is MFFDAYGYDGESFEQIYRCYSASFIGKPQIESGDKIIMPPSALDRLASLDIDYPMLFELRNDAAERISHCGVLEFIAEEGMIYMPNWMMENMLLQEGDLVKVKNVTLPKATYVKLQPHTKDFLDISNPKAILETTLRNFSCLTIGDSIMVAYNNKKYYIDIIETKPDNAISIIETDCEADFAPPLDYKEPEKPIAPNSTGKAPAAAEDTPAETEPKFNPFSGTGRRLDGKPLKYQPPPLSSSSGSKDKKPDFPNLNSQSSTTSSLPSNARRSQGKLVFGSNANRSKETEKAKESKPESPKVNEESKFQAFTGKKYSLRG